One stretch of Papaver somniferum cultivar HN1 unplaced genomic scaffold, ASM357369v1 unplaced-scaffold_154, whole genome shotgun sequence DNA includes these proteins:
- the LOC113336687 gene encoding uncharacterized protein LOC113336687 — MASSSCVLRLAAIHPCDYQYQTFRKLKPMLSPVHGNLTILSSPNPLLLITSQKHKLQFVSLETLQYPSNIFTSKSSSTICMATASLYEKSENYTPKIPATELCVLVSVYIIPFLNRLNLLSKFPVLKYAIVPLLGFYQSIPILGSIAFLSLFIGFVRYRNFYKVNYSLEAIVMDSLLVIASLARPFLVNPGPMAGGGALGFKVQLLNVLELLSFQTCIHSCLEYLGAVQWVGEGNALSHIMKVALTTEDDEGRHVGRSLVLKHLRRNDCDMNYAETCNKIIQSSCQSCLNSLLNLFRKARVDYLIHRHVDRGVDEQIYIQVFNLLWLLDILVHRQAAEEFAIMWTNQQELANLHKKFYSPHRHFVNFITTELLAGIRDGKILLAKDVRQLLLQTWFQPLVDDYSSLRSHGSFDQKVEENIERAILELTPEARQTEDRFGALRNLMIVLEMLVNVGQQTIIFIITLPRTFASKKEKPQSYL, encoded by the exons atggcttcttcttcttgtgttcTTCGTCTTGCTGCAATCCATCCTTGTGATTATCAATACCAAACCTTTAGAAAACTCAAACCCATGTTGTCACCAGTCCATGGAAATCTCACAATATTGTCATCTCCTAATCCCCTGCTATTAATCACCAGCCAGAAACACAAACTCCAATTTGTGTCACTAGAAACCCTACAATACCCTAGTAATATTTTCACATCAAAGAGTAGTAGTACAATCTGTATGGCAACTGCGTCATTATATGAGAAATCAGAAAATTATACTCCGAAAATTCCAGCTACAGAGTTATGTGTACTAGTATCTGTGTATATCATCCCATTCTTAAACCGACTAAATCTACTTTCCAAATTCCCAGTTCTAAAATATGCAATCGTACCATTGTTAGGATTCTATCAATCAATACCCATTCTTGGTTCGATTGCGTTTCTCTCTTTATTTATTGGTTTTGTAAGATACAGGAATTTTTATAAGGTTAACTACTCTTTAGAAGCAATTGTTATGGATAGCTTGCTAGTTATTGCATCTTTAGCTCGCCCGTTTTTGGTGAATCCGGGTCCTATGGCTGGAGGAGGAGCATTAGGGTTCAAGGTTCAGTTGTTGAAT GTTCTTGAATTACTCAGTTTCCAGACATGCATACATTCATGTTTAGAATACTTGGGGGCTGTCCAGTGGGTTGGAGAAGGTAACGCACTTTCTCACATAATGAAGGTGGCACTTACGACCGAAGACGATGAAGGTCGACATGTCGGAAGATCCTTGGTGTTAAAACATCTAAGACGAAACGACTGTGATATGAATTACGCTGAAACATGCAACAAAATTATACAATCCTCATGTCAAAGCTGTTTAAATTCTTTGCTGAATCTATTTAGAAAAGCTAGAGTCGACTACTTGATTCATCGGCATGTAGATAGGGGTGTAGACGAACAGATATATATACAAGTCTTTAACCTTTTATGGTTGCTTGACATTCTGGTACATCGGCAAGCGGCCGAGGAGTTTGCAATTATGTGGACTAACCAACAGGAGCTGGCAAACCTGCACAAGAAATTCTATTCGCCACATCGCCATTTCGTTAACTTCATCACAACAGAATTACTTGCTGGTATAAGAGATGGAAAAATCCTTCTGGCCAAGGACGTCAGACAGCTGTTATTACAAACATGGTTTCAGCCATTAGTTGATGATTACTCTTCCTTAAGAAGCCATGGATCATTTGATCAGAAAGTGGAGGAAAATATTGAGAGGGCAATATTAGAACTTACACCAGAAGCTCGACAGACAGAGGACCGCTTCGGGGCATTACGTAATCTAATGATTGTTTTGGAAATGCTAGTAAATGTGGGGCAGCAAACAATTATCTTTATCATAACATTACCTCGAACGtttgcttcaaaaaaagaaaaacctcaAAGTTATTTATAG
- the LOC113336722 gene encoding uncharacterized protein LOC113336722 isoform X2 yields MMACALSSTIAITSFKKYPFLKTSKNTFYPPSIMHAKKVIGLGNISSLSYKVSKKSQFIISSCMKDNSATKAGGFPSRRWFEEKFAGVGIDVVKALVLWICGWFYKKHIFKKNLPFTKGDLVQVKLNGDCICGVVEEIGDEKTCIRGFNNFPDYVPNGDFDTKNVKNLSLFTKAKPCNLECCVGGNLVNFGKAPRVEQVAGTGAGTKTADSEKRIGPEVQLWRVGFSLEIRSRSYDNLDVLIEKMHAEIIKESLVKEHGRVTILVDSYLSEKQAFKILVACFIDAKNSLKKYLKFKGHLQMKLADIITTYEKNLCLVTNVDACNVECCVEKADSKVQVRTGVGTKTFDSKVQVGTALGTKTADSIVQIGTGVGSDIKLWGVSFTLQVSNKSYNKVNSLMKKMHSEIIKESRVKEHDHVTVAVDSYICEKQAFEILVACFVDAKKSLTEYSKIKVRGISR; encoded by the exons ATGATGGCCTGTGCACTAAGCAGCACTATAGCCATTACTAGTTTTAAGAAGTATCCGTTTCTTAAAACTAGTAAAAACACCTTTTACCCTCCATCAATAATGCATGCCAAAAAGGTAATTGGTCTAGGAAACATCAGCTCTCTCAGCTACAAGGTTTCAAAGAAGAgtcagttcatcatatcttcctgTATGAAAGACAACTCAGCTACAAAGGCTGGTGGATTTCCCTCTAGGAGATG GTTTGAGGAAAAATTTGCTGGTGTTGGTATTGATGTTGTTAAAGCTTTGGTACTATGG ATATGTGGGTGGTTCTATAAGAAACATATATTCAAGAAGAATCTTCCATTCACCAAAGGGGATTTGGTACAAGTTAAACTCAATGGGGACTGCATCTGTGGTGTGGTTGAG GAAATAGGTGACGAGAAGACTTGTATCAGAGGATTTAATAACTTTCCAGATTATGTTCCAAATGGTGACTTCGACACAAAGAACGTCAAGAACCTCTCTTTGTTCACAAAAGCTAAACCATGTAATCTGGAGTGTTGTGTTGGAGGGAATCTTGTAAATTTCGGGAAAGCTCCCAGGGTGGAACAAGTAGCAGGAACTGGAGCAGGGACTAAGACTGCTGATTCTGAGAAACGAATAGGGCCTGAAGTTCAGCTGTGGAGAGTCGGCTTTAGTCTTGAAATAAGGAGCAGAAGTTACGATAACTTGGATGTTTTGATAGAGAAAATGCACGCTGAAATTATCAAAGAGAGTCTTGTTAAAGAACACGGCCGTGTCACGATTTTAGTCGACTCTTACCTATCTGAGAAACAAGCTTTTAAG ATTCTAGTAGCATGCTTTATTGATGCCAAGAACAgtttaaaaaaatacttaaagTTTAAG GGGCATCTCCAGATGAAGCTGGCAGACATAATTACTACCTATGAGAAAAACCTCTGTCTGGTCACAAATGTTGACGCTTGTAATGTGGAGTGTTGCGTCGAAAAAGCCGATTCTAAAGTGCAAGTACGTACTGGAGTTGGGACCAAGACTTTTGATTCTAAAGTGCAAGTAGGGACTGCACTAGGAACCAAGACTGCTGATTCCATAGTGCAAATAGGGACTGGTGTAGGGAGTGATATCAAGCTGTGGGGAGTCAGCTTTACTCTTCAAGTAAGCAACAAAAGTTACAACAAAGTGAACAGTTTGATGAAGAAAATGCATTCTGAAATCATCAAAGAGAGTCGTGTCAAAGAACATGATCATGTCACGGTTGCGGTTGACTCTTACATATGCGAGAAACAGGCTTTCGAG ATTCTAGTAGCATGCTTTGTTGATGCTAAGAAGAGTTTAACTGAATACTCAAAGATTAAGGTGAG GGGCATCTCCAGATGA
- the LOC113336722 gene encoding uncharacterized protein LOC113336722 isoform X1, protein MMACALSSTIAITSFKKYPFLKTSKNTFYPPSIMHAKKVIGLGNISSLSYKVSKKSQFIISSCMKDNSATKAGGFPSRRWFEEKFAGVGIDVVKALVLWICGWFYKKHIFKKNLPFTKGDLVQVKLNGDCICGVVEEIGDEKTCIRGFNNFPDYVPNGDFDTKNVKNLSLFTKAKPCNLECCVGGNLVNFGKAPRVEQVAGTGAGTKTADSEKRIGPEVQLWRVGFSLEIRSRSYDNLDVLIEKMHAEIIKESLVKEHGRVTILVDSYLSEKQAFKILVACFIDAKNSLKKYLKFKGHLQMKLADIITTYEKNLCLVTNVDACNVECCVEKADSKVQVRTGVGTKTFDSKVQVGTALGTKTADSIVQIGTGVGSDIKLWGVSFTLQVSNKSYNKVNSLMKKMHSEIIKESRVKEHDHVTVAVDSYICEKQAFEILVACFVDAKKSLTEYSKIKGHLQMKLADMVANYEKGNFLGI, encoded by the exons ATGATGGCCTGTGCACTAAGCAGCACTATAGCCATTACTAGTTTTAAGAAGTATCCGTTTCTTAAAACTAGTAAAAACACCTTTTACCCTCCATCAATAATGCATGCCAAAAAGGTAATTGGTCTAGGAAACATCAGCTCTCTCAGCTACAAGGTTTCAAAGAAGAgtcagttcatcatatcttcctgTATGAAAGACAACTCAGCTACAAAGGCTGGTGGATTTCCCTCTAGGAGATG GTTTGAGGAAAAATTTGCTGGTGTTGGTATTGATGTTGTTAAAGCTTTGGTACTATGG ATATGTGGGTGGTTCTATAAGAAACATATATTCAAGAAGAATCTTCCATTCACCAAAGGGGATTTGGTACAAGTTAAACTCAATGGGGACTGCATCTGTGGTGTGGTTGAG GAAATAGGTGACGAGAAGACTTGTATCAGAGGATTTAATAACTTTCCAGATTATGTTCCAAATGGTGACTTCGACACAAAGAACGTCAAGAACCTCTCTTTGTTCACAAAAGCTAAACCATGTAATCTGGAGTGTTGTGTTGGAGGGAATCTTGTAAATTTCGGGAAAGCTCCCAGGGTGGAACAAGTAGCAGGAACTGGAGCAGGGACTAAGACTGCTGATTCTGAGAAACGAATAGGGCCTGAAGTTCAGCTGTGGAGAGTCGGCTTTAGTCTTGAAATAAGGAGCAGAAGTTACGATAACTTGGATGTTTTGATAGAGAAAATGCACGCTGAAATTATCAAAGAGAGTCTTGTTAAAGAACACGGCCGTGTCACGATTTTAGTCGACTCTTACCTATCTGAGAAACAAGCTTTTAAG ATTCTAGTAGCATGCTTTATTGATGCCAAGAACAgtttaaaaaaatacttaaagTTTAAG GGGCATCTCCAGATGAAGCTGGCAGACATAATTACTACCTATGAGAAAAACCTCTGTCTGGTCACAAATGTTGACGCTTGTAATGTGGAGTGTTGCGTCGAAAAAGCCGATTCTAAAGTGCAAGTACGTACTGGAGTTGGGACCAAGACTTTTGATTCTAAAGTGCAAGTAGGGACTGCACTAGGAACCAAGACTGCTGATTCCATAGTGCAAATAGGGACTGGTGTAGGGAGTGATATCAAGCTGTGGGGAGTCAGCTTTACTCTTCAAGTAAGCAACAAAAGTTACAACAAAGTGAACAGTTTGATGAAGAAAATGCATTCTGAAATCATCAAAGAGAGTCGTGTCAAAGAACATGATCATGTCACGGTTGCGGTTGACTCTTACATATGCGAGAAACAGGCTTTCGAG ATTCTAGTAGCATGCTTTGTTGATGCTAAGAAGAGTTTAACTGAATACTCAAAGATTAAG GGGCATCTCCAGATGAAATTGGCAGACATGGTTGCTAACTATGAGAAGGGAAATTTTCTGGGTATATAG